A stretch of the Campylobacter concisus genome encodes the following:
- a CDS encoding DUF6115 domain-containing protein — translation MEIYIFLGFGIVLAIIVALMLIKDSETNKKFARFERAIESVMQENFNLKKQISMLEGEAFKNSEQYEPLKKQIKENIDLQINEKIVPIIRAIKSIERVIDDFATEQKDRIVSLEERTRDINKIAPSVINEEEQILKMFKDGKSAAMIAKDLHVGMGRVEFVLKFHKLA, via the coding sequence ATGGAAATTTATATTTTTTTAGGCTTTGGTATCGTTTTGGCGATAATAGTAGCTTTAATGTTGATAAAAGATAGTGAGACAAATAAAAAATTTGCGAGATTTGAGCGAGCGATAGAAAGCGTTATGCAAGAAAATTTCAATCTAAAAAAGCAAATTTCAATGCTTGAAGGCGAGGCATTTAAAAATAGTGAACAATATGAGCCACTTAAAAAACAGATAAAAGAAAATATTGATTTGCAAATAAATGAGAAAATTGTGCCAATAATTCGTGCGATTAAGAGTATTGAGCGAGTAATTGATGATTTTGCGACAGAGCAAAAAGATAGGATAGTTAGTCTTGAAGAGCGAACAAGAGATATTAATAAAATCGCACCAAGTGTCATCAATGAAGAAGAGCAAATTTTAAAAATGTTTAAAGACGGAAAAAGTGCAGCGATGATTGCAAAGGACCTTCATGTTGGAATGGGGCGAGTCGAGTTTGTGCTTAAATTTCATAAATTAGCCTAA